CATACAGCTACTCCGTAGGTATTTTGCAGTTGGAGATATTTCATAGGATCacaagacaatagaaaggatggTGGCTATGGAGGCGACAAAATCAAATTTATCTCTTGGTTAGTACAAGGCAAAATCAGACATTTGAGAAAACTTGTCTCCAGATTAAACTGTACATAAATACTTAATTTACTAAAAAGATGGAGAAGAGTTTTGAAAAGAGTCACTGGAGGAGATTTTTACATGTTGCAGTTCTCATGAAATACAATTTTGTGATATTTTCAGTATGCAGTAAAAAGtttgtcatattaaaaaaatattgctgaaatcGCATAATGTACATTATGCTTCCTGAAGGGAACTGGAGACCATAACCATATTGTTGGTATACGTTGAATGTTGAAACAATTAGATAGTTAACCGAGATCAAACCCAATTACTGAGGAAAGGTTAGCTTTCAGATATTAATGACCCAGATTGACTCAAAACTGCAGACTCATCTCTCTTAGGGCCCAACTCTTCTGTTCATGTAATTAGACATAGATATGGGCAATCTGATCCAATTGTTGCCAAATTGATcaaatgatcatttttatctGATATTCTTTaattcatatgttttaaaatataatgagtgTATAGAAATACCAAAATCACTGTCATTAGGACTATGAAATAGTGAAATTTACCACTGTACTCTGGTTCAACTTTTCTCCCTTAAAGAGGTGTAAAAAGTGAAGTGAATCATCTACCTTTGTGGaactaaactaaaagaaaagtatGATGTATTATTTGAACAGAATAGTGTCTTTGTGTCAGTTATTTGTCTGCATtagaactacatttcccaacaATGATTTTCTTTAAGGTTCATTTAACCTAACTTTGTCAAAGATGGAAATAAGTCATAGATAGTGTGTTACTGACTGAAATGGACTTAGCTAAgccaaatgaaatttttaaaaatacacacgtATATTTAAAGGGAATATGTCAGTTCTTGATCAACATAAATCCACTTATTTCAGTGCCTCCCTGTTTGGCTGAATTTAGCTCTTTTTTCAGGTCTTAATCCAAGCTTGTTTCTCATCTCCAGTCCTCTCTTTTCCCTTATCAGAGTCTAGACGCAGCCCTAACACCGattatcagagaagaaaataggGTATGTGTGATTTCAGGGTACATTCTAAGATTTTAATGacacatttcaaattttgaaaatacagtacATCTAGTAAACAATAATGAACATTTAATCATATGCACTTTCTAGGTATGGTTACTATCACTAACACATACATTTTATCATAAGTAGTCCATTCTCAAACCATTATGTTTGACACCATCATTCAAAGTTGCATAAAGGCTTCTTCCTTTCACAagggaatagaatagaaaatgcaaatctttgatatatctcatatatagatgtgaatctttattctttctttcagttttgtaCCTTTGCTGCATAGGGTACAGTCTCCACGGAAGGTACAGTCCCTGggccttctctgtttctctgataTGAAAATAAGTagattttcaggtgtacatgaacCTGGCAAAGATAGAGTCCTAGACAAGGCAATTTCTCTCAATTGCTTTTCAACTGAATGAATGTTCAAATCCTTGGTTATTTTCAGACCCTTGCCATAGCAAAATTAAATTTCCTCATATGTTCCTCCAATAATTCCTAAGAAATGTAATGATAGCATCAATATTTGGTGACTGGTGATACTTTATGGTTTTCTGAGCCATGGGTCAGGCATTTTATCCCTGTATTTCTATGATtcattaatctttaaaaataatttcatcccTAAAATCATCTAGGCAACCTTCTCTATATTATGCAATAATTCACGGAATAAAATCATTCAACCTTATCAGTGTAGCCAAACAGTTTAAACATACCTAGAGCATTTTTCTTGAAGAATAATTAATTTGGCCTGGATTGTTGgattattatcttaattttcagTAAACTTTGACACAGTGATGTTTGTATTTTTTGGGGGGTCCAGTTGTAACAAAATCAACTATTCCAGTTTACTTTTCCTCTCTGCACTCAGTTATTATTCTGGCACTTGCATTTTATCACTTATGGacaagtttaatattttaattgaaaatactATGATAGATGCGGTACACAGGTTGAGTGAGACGTCAGGATTACATAACCTACCAGCTTGCACTTGGACTTCAGAAGGAGCATCAATATGAAATCCTAGAGGCTTAATCTTCATCATCCAGTGATTTTATTTGCTGCTCTGAACTTCAGAAGACAACAGTATATAAAGGTAGCCCTTGataggaggcagaaggaaaaactCATTTGATTGTTTCAGATTCCTCAGAGACCGGCAGTAAAAAAGTAATTGGGATTGTTAAAATAGACTTTTGATGTTACAGAAAATGAGACACCATTTTCACCTATCAAAATGACAGTATTAGAAAAGCAACAATCCAAGAGGGTGTGGAAAGATGATGCAATATGGGAAGTTTTACTAGAGGTGAATTTACCAGAGgtaaattattttagtaatagTCATAGTTTATTTTCTACCATGAGCAAAGCATAAATATTCAGTCcagattatttcaattttaattccaattaaaattgaaatcttttaaaatttaaactctaATTTGTCTGGAATTTATTGATAAATTATGTGAGAGaattatttatgtaaatgtaagcaaataaaaattaattccactaaaaatttatgatatttcttttatcatttaaactTATGGATAGACAAGACTCTACTTcaggtttatctatttttcttccctatttttttaaaaggctttattttttagaccAGTATTAAATTCACAGCAATATTGAGCAAATGATATTGCCCACGTACTCCTTGTCACCATACATGCATAGTCTTTGCCTATTGTCAACAAGCCATATCAGAGTGAActgtttgttacaattgatgaaacTCCATTGACACATCATTTTAACCCCAAATCCATGGTTTACATTATTGTTCACTCTTGGCTTTGTGCATTATATGGCTTTGGACAAATTTATAGTGAAATATATCCACCAGTATAGTATCATATAGAggagtttcactgccttaaaaatcctccaTGCTCAACCTAGTCATCCCTTCTTCCCACTAACCCCTgtcaactactgatctttttactgtctccataatcTTGCCTTTTTCACAGtatcatatagttgaaatcacacagtgtgtagccttttgagattggcttctttcactcagtaatgCATATTTATGGTTCCTCCATGCCTTTCTTCATGcctttttcatggcttgatagctcatttctttttagcattgaatagAATTCCACTATCTGGATGTACCACGGTTTATTTATCCATAAActtactgaagaacatcttggttgcttccaagtttgggcaattataaataaagctgctctgaacatgTATGTGCAGTTTTTTGTGGATGTAAATTTTCTCTGCATTTGGGCTAATACCAAGGAGGACaattgcaggatcatatggtaagaacacacttagttttataagaaaccgccaaactgtcctccaaagtggctgtaccattttgcatttctaccaacaatgaatgagtgttgttgctccacattcttgtcaacatttggtgttgtcagtgttctggattgtGGCTGTTCTACTAGCTGTGTAGTGATACCTTACAGTTGTTTAGTTTGCAATATCCTGATGATATATGATGTATGTCTTTGAAGAAGGTGTTTGTTAAGATATATGGTCATTTTTTATTaaggtgttttctttttgttaaggtTTAAGACAtccttgcatattttggatagtaGGGCTTTTTTCAGTTGTGTCTGTTCCAAATACTTTCTCCTCatttggcttgtcttttcattctctgtcaATTGTCTTTCAAACAGCGGGTTTTTACTTTTAGTGAATCTAGTTtatcacttctttctttcatagattgtgcCTTTGATGTTGCCTctgaaaagtcattgccaaacccaagatCATCTAGATTTTGCCCAATATTATTGCCTGCATATCTTACAATTTTGCATTTGACATTTagttctgtgatccattttgagttaatttttgtgaagagtgtaagatttgtgtctagattcattgTTTTTCCATTGAACGTCCTATTgtcccaacactatttgttgaaaagatcatGTTTTCTACATTGTATTGCCATTGCTCCTTTGTAAAATATCAGTTGACTGTACTTATGCACGTCTGTTCTTTTCTACTGATCTATTGGTCTAGTCTCCCTTTTATTGTctgttaatttttgacaaggtagcacatattttacttttactcaTTGTATTATACAGTACATTTCAATATTAGGAAAGGCAAGGCCCCTCTGTTTGTttagatcatttaaaaatttctaagatatctttatatttttcaatgaaatggaataattttctgaaattaaagcaaattccattggggttttgattattgtagcagTAAACTTACAGTAAACATAGGTGAAATGAACAATTTTGCAAAATTGAGTTGTCATCAAGAAAGATTTTATGTgcctttaaattcattttcttttataaaaaagcGTTCATGAATGACTGAATTAAGTTAAAACAACATGAAGTATTGATGTTGTCTGGTGTAGCAAGATACAATAATCAGTTCATGGTTTTAATCTTTAATGTTTTAGTTAATATTGATTCTTAGAAAACTAATGGGTACTCACAGAGATGTTTGAATGTTCATTTCTCGGCATATTTTAACATTCTATTAAGGATGATTAGCCTATTGAGGCCAGCCAgggaaaaatattcttcatatCCTCATTCAAATAAAACTTCCTCTTTAAAGCCTCTGTGTGGTTGACATATAGTTATAGATATTTTAACACCTACTAAGTTATATAAATAACGTCAGTTTTAATAGTTATACTAAATACCATGTATTGTGAAacgttttttatttttacaatgtgATTTACTGAAACTTGTAAAATTTTGTAAAGTGACATTATCcttacatattttaaacattcatcAGGGCTGTTTCCCTGAATTCTAAAACAAAGAAGTACATAATGAATgcatacatttttatgtattatgtcTATGTTATGGACATCTtccattacaattttaaataaaaaatttcttactaattttacaaaattgaggagaagaaaattgataatagttaacattttcatttcaaacatttgaataaatatttaaaactcaaaacCCAAAAAATAGCAGAGCACACAAAGTAACCAGTTGTCACAGACAATATTTAGTGGATGAGCCAGGAACCAACATGCTGGCTGCTCAGTCTCCCGATGGCTGCCTTCATTTCCTGATTCCTCAGTGTATAAATAATTGGATTAAGGAGGGGGGTGATTATAGagtaaaacacagaaagaaacttATCTACAGAATAACTATTGAATGGGAAAGCATAGTTGAAGATAGTGGGACCAAAGAAAAGAGTGACCACAGTGATGTGAGCAGAGAGTGTGGACACGGCCTTGGAGGATTCACTGGAGGAGTGCTGCCAGATGGTCACCAGCATGACAACATAGGATATGAGCAAGACAATGAAGCAGATCAGGGACAAGAGTCCACTGTTTGCAATCACCAAGAGCTCTAGGATATAGGTCTCAGTGCAGGCAAGCCTGATGACCAAGGGAAGGTCACAGAAAATGCTGTCCACAATATTGGGACCACAGAAAGGTAAACCCACTGTGAAAACCATCTGGCTCATGGTATGTATGAACCCAATTGCCCATGCGAACAGTAGAAACAAGATGAGCACCCTGCAACTCATGATGGTCTTGTAGTGTAAGGGTTTGCATATGGCAACATACCTATCGATGGCCATAGCTATCAGAAGAGACATCTCTCCACCCCCAAAGAAATGTGTAAAAAACATCTGGGCCATGCAGCCCCACAAGGAGATGGTCTTGTGTTTTCTAAGGAAGTCTGCAATCATTTTGGGAGTTGCCACAGAGGAAAGACGTAAgtcaaaaaatgacaaatttgccagaaaaaaatacatggggGAGTGAAGATGGGTATCAAATATCACAGAAATCACAATGATGAGGTTTCCTACCACAATGGCTACATAGACAATAAAGAAGACAGTAAAAAGGAATAACTGAATTGCTTGAGAACTGGAAAGTCCCAACAAGATGAATTCAGAAACAGTTGATCTGTTATTCAGGAGATCCATTCATCCTTTCACACAGGTACATCAAATTTTGTCTAACaagggaaaaaacacaggaaTTAACAGAGACTAATAAGAAAGTAAGCTCAATCTTTACTTAAGCCTCTTATTTCTTATTCAGTAACCAATCATTTTGGCAATACAACTTCTTTGTAGATATTCCTTTGTATTTTGCAGTTGGACATATTTCACATGACCACTGTCCAATAGAAAGTGTGTTTCATAGAGAGctaatttaatcaatttttttcctctttgttaatGTGAAGCAAGGTCCAGTAAACATTTGAGTCAGTTTGGTCTCCTTTCAAGTTTAGCTCCAGATCAGACTCTGCCTGAACAGTTAATTCATTAGAATGATAGAGAAGAGCTTTGAAAAGCATCAGTGgtgaatattttatcttttgcaCGTCTCAGGAAGTACACTTACTGACACATTTTTGTCTCATGCTAAGTATGCATGAAAACTCAGAATATTTTGccatattaaaaaaacatattgctgaaatcacacaatgtatATTATGCTTCCCTCAAGGGAACAACCTAAACCTATTAGAGATCAGGACCATTTTGGTGATAAAGTTGAATGTTGAGACCGTTGTGTAGTTCGTAGAGATCAAACAATTACTGAAGATAAGTTTTCAGACATGAATGACACATACTGACTCTCCAAACTATAAATGCCCATCTCACATCAGGCCTAACTCTTCACTTTATGTGAGCAGACTAAATAAGTGTATTCTATGCATACATTCTTGTGCAATTGTGGAAAATTAGATCAAAAGAACATTTTGAACAGGGTTTTACAGCTATGCATGTGTTTTCGCATATAATGGGTGACAGAAATAACTAGATCACTGTCTTTAAGCCTAGGAACTAATGAGGTTAACCACTTTAGTCTTGTTCAACTCTTCTCCTTCAAAGAGGTGTAAAAGAGGACGTGACTCATTAACATGTTTACCTAAAGTAAACAAAACGAGGATGTATTGCTTGAATAGAATCTTTCAGAAAGCAACTTTCCCTCTTTCCAGCTCTGTTTTCTCACAATGATTTTCTCTCAAGTTCCgttactcttaatttttttccaggatgcatataaaacataaatattgtgTCACTGACTGAGGTGGAATCAGATAATCCAAAATCCATAAATCCACTTCATTCAGACCTTCCCGCTTGACTGGATGTAGATCTATTTTCCAATTATTATTCCAGGCCTGTTGCTCATCACTagtctttttcttgtatttatcaGAGTCTTAGACTCAGAACAAATGCAGATTATCAAggaataaaatcatatatatatatgtgatatatttaCTTACATAcctatgtgatttttctttgtgcattttaactttttaatcagagtttatttttttaaatacagtatttCTACCAGATTccaatgaatatttaattatatgCACTTTTCTGCATGGATACTACCACTAAGGCAAGCATCTTATCATAAGAGACCCATATGCTAGTCATTAGGTTGGACTCCATCATTCAGATTGACTTTAAAActaatttctttcagaagttaaaagaatttgaaaggaaTATTTCACAATTCTCATTCACAATTGTAAATCTTTCGTGGATTccttgtttaagggtacaaacttataACCataagtaagttctggagatatAATGCATAGCATAGCGATTATGcaagtcaacaatactgtattataaacttcaaagttgctaaaaAGACTAGATCTgaatgaaatgataattatgtgacatgatagagatGTTAACTAATACTCTTGTGgtgatcatattgcaatatataaatgtatcaaatcaacatgtgtacacctaaacttacacaatattatgtGTTAACTATAtctcaactaaaaataaaattgtaaatatttatttgttcatcttgTTTGTATTCTTACAGTAAGATCATCATGTTCAGCTATGGCCTCTGGATCGTCTACATTTcaataagatatacaaataatcAGGTTTTTCAGGAGCATATGAACTTGACAAAGAGAGTGTCCTAAACAAAGCAATTTCTCTCAAGATCTTTCCAGCTGAATGTGTGTTCGAATATTtggttattttctgatttttgtcataggaaaataaaatttattcatatGTTCCTCCAACAATTTTTAAGAAGTGTAATGATAGCATCAATATTTTGTGTGgcataattttatgattttctaagTGATGGATAAGGCATTTCATCTTTgaagttcttttatttatcttgcatCCCTGAAAGCAACTACACAACATTCTCTGTATTATGCAataattcaaagaataaaattatttaatcagATCAATatagacaaaaaatttaaatatacttagATCCCTTTTCTCTAAGAATAGTTTATTTGGCCTAGATTACAGGATTATTATCTTACTTCCCAATTCACATCAGTATGgtgatttttgcatttattttccagttataataaaatcaaatttgatccagtttaatttttccatttccagcCCTCCTCTCAGTTATTattttggtatttgtcttttATAACTTATGGACATACTTAATATTGTAAATGGAAATATTATGATAGGCGTGGTATACAGGCAGAGTAACATGTCAGAATTATGTAACCTACCAGCTTGCACTTGGACTTCGGAACTAATATCAACAGGAAATCTTAGATGCTTAATCTTCATCAccaagt
The DNA window shown above is from Equus quagga isolate Etosha38 chromosome 2, UCLA_HA_Equagga_1.0, whole genome shotgun sequence and carries:
- the LOC124236108 gene encoding olfactory receptor 4K13-like is translated as MDLLNNRSTVSEFILLGLSSSQAIQLFLFTVFFIVYVAIVVGNLIIVISVIFDTHLHSPMYFFLANLSFFDLRLSSVATPKMIADFLRKHKTISLWGCMAQMFFTHFFGGGEMSLLIAMAIDRYVAICKPLHYKTIMSCRVLILFLLFAWAIGFIHTMSQMVFTVGLPFCGPNIVDSIFCDLPLVIRLACTETYILELLVIANSGLLSLICFIVLLISYVVMLVTIWQHSSSESSKAVSTLSAHITVVTLFFGPTIFNYAFPFNSYSVDKFLSVFYSIITPLLNPIIYTLRNQEMKAAIGRLSSQHVGSWLIH